One Drosophila subpulchrella strain 33 F10 #4 breed RU33 chromosome 2R, RU_Dsub_v1.1 Primary Assembly, whole genome shotgun sequence genomic window, CCATTAGGGAGCTgtaaatgattaaaaaatttaacggCATGTAATACCTGCATTGCATCAATATCTGGAACATCAACATTACCAGATTCTAGGAGCTCGTAAGCTTCATCCAAGTCCATCTCGTCCCGCTTGCAAAATTGTAAGCAAAAAGAAAGCCATGCCAGTGTTGGGAAGGATGATAGAAAACTGTTTATTTTGCTAAAGTACCTATCGGAAATCGACTTTGAACTTGCAGATTAAGTGAACAATGACACTTCTATTCTATTCTTCAAAAATAATGAATTCTTTAAAATACTTTGTTTTTTCCATTGACTTTTGCGAATCAAGCTAATCAGTTGATGGTGAGTCGCCAATGATAAGCTTGAAAGCCCGATACCgatagaaaataataaaaccagTGTGCAAAACTAATTGGAAATTTGCGAGTTGGAAACAATTTGTTCTATTGTTCTAACAAAGTTATATTTTTCTAATATGGATTTTAAGTACCATAACAAAGATGTTGTGCTCGAGATCAAGGGATCGGACGCGCTCTTTCACAACACCTCCATTTTGGACGTTTTGAAGTCTCTGAAGGAATTGTCCGAGCCAGCCAGAGATGCAAATTCTGGCCGTGTCCCCAAGAGACGGAGGGAAGAAGAAGAGGTAGGGCCacatttgtatacccttgcagagggtattatgatttcagtcagaagtttgcaccccataaagtatatatattcttgatcagcataatataacctcctacgcttggaaatacaatttttaattagttctggatttcgatttaaattgtatcaaaaccggacgactacatcatatagctgtcaaagaaacggtctgagaattaattaaataattatttttaaaaaattgtgctttgattttgatcgtattttctttaactctgggatatagaatattttatagagtcttttcttatatatttaattttacataTGTATTTGATTGCATTCCAGCCTAAGACACCCGGAAAAAAAGGACGGAAATCGAACTCATTCGAGGAGCTGGAGGCCACTGGCTCCAGCCAAACAACTCTCCATCCTCACTCACCCTTCGAAGAGCTGGAGGCCAGTGGCTCCAGCCAAACAACTCTCCATCCTCACTCACCCTTCGAGGAGCTGGAGGCCAGTGGCTCCAGCCAAACAACTCTCCATCCTCACTCACCCTTCGAGGAGCTGGAGGCCAGTGGCTCCAGCCAAACAACTCTCCATCCTCACTCACCCTTCGAGGAGCTGGAGGCCAGTGGCTCCAGCCAAACAACTCTCCATCCTCACTCACCCTTCGAGGAGCTGGAGGCCAGTGGCTCCAGCCAAACAACTCTCCATGGCTCACCCGAGACAGAGACCCTCGCCCACTCGTCGCCGTTGCAGCCTCTGAGCCACAGTAAGCTCATTCCTATTACTCCATGAGTATGTACAATCTTCCTCATTTTTCAGTACGAAACACCGAGGACCTAAAGGCAGGCGAGGTCTCATGGTTCCCACAAGCCAAGACATGGGGACTAAACGTGGATGAGATCCGCAAGGTCTACCGGGACAGGCTAGAGAGGGTTCATGACTGCTTCGAGTGCGGCGTCATC contains:
- the LOC119549501 gene encoding zinc finger protein 568-like produces the protein MDFKYHNKDVVLEIKGSDALFHNTSILDVLKSLKELSEPARDANSGRVPKRRREEEEPKTPGKKGRKSNSFEELEATGSSQTTLHPHSPFEELEASGSSQTTLHPHSPFEELEASGSSQTTLHPHSPFEELEASGSSQTTLHPHSPFEELEASGSSQTTLHPHSPFEELEASGSSQTTLHGSPETETLAHSSPLQPLSHIRNTEDLKAGEVSWFPQAKTWGLNVDEIRKVYRDRLERVHDCFECGVILHSHKALAEHEKLDDHVQEKKRIEKVFNSKVKSMCPICGAKAGNKTKLRNHVIRHFRWTFDCKQCPKLFCSIRRYRDHRHPPISKEKKYACECGCTFVEKRNLRLHKSSFIHRKRMPL